The Rhodococcus sp. X156 genome window below encodes:
- the mshD gene encoding mycothiol synthase: MQVCDTLEDAQRHAVGELLQAAHQADGVAAVSEQVVLAVAADSSGPHLLATRGGELAGYAHLSAASAEEANPMAELAVHPRHRRRGVGTALALDLLDRAGESLRVWAHGNLPAAQALARQLQLTSRRELWQMRVDLAGAELPAVRLPEGVRLRTYVPERDDAEVLRVNNAAFSWHPEQGGWGPADLAARRAEPWFDPNGFFLAVDADDRVLGFHWTKVHPAEGDEPALGEVYVVGVDPAAQGGGLGRSLTIAGLEHLRSRGLSTVLLYVEADNAAAVHTYTKLGFSQFHVDVAYGR, encoded by the coding sequence CTGCAGGTCTGCGACACCCTCGAGGACGCCCAGCGACACGCGGTGGGTGAGCTGCTGCAGGCGGCCCACCAGGCTGACGGCGTCGCCGCCGTCTCCGAGCAGGTGGTGCTGGCCGTGGCCGCGGACAGCTCCGGCCCGCACCTGCTGGCCACCCGCGGCGGGGAGCTGGCTGGCTACGCCCACCTCAGCGCCGCCTCCGCCGAGGAGGCCAACCCCATGGCCGAGCTGGCCGTGCACCCGCGGCACCGCCGCCGCGGCGTGGGCACCGCGCTGGCTCTGGACCTGCTCGACCGGGCCGGGGAGTCGCTGCGGGTGTGGGCGCACGGCAACCTCCCCGCCGCCCAGGCGCTGGCCCGCCAGCTGCAGCTGACCAGCCGCCGCGAGCTGTGGCAGATGCGGGTGGACCTCGCCGGCGCGGAGCTGCCCGCCGTCCGGCTGCCGGAGGGGGTGCGGCTGCGCACCTACGTGCCCGAGCGCGACGACGCGGAGGTGCTGCGGGTGAACAACGCGGCGTTCTCCTGGCACCCCGAGCAGGGGGGCTGGGGCCCGGCCGACCTGGCTGCGCGCCGGGCTGAGCCGTGGTTCGACCCGAACGGCTTCTTCCTGGCGGTGGACGCCGACGACCGGGTGCTGGGGTTCCACTGGACCAAGGTGCACCCCGCCGAGGGTGACGAGCCGGCGCTGGGTGAGGTCTACGTGGTGGGCGTGGACCCGGCCGCGCAGGGCGGTGGGCTCGGCCGGTCACTGACCATCGCCGGCCTGGAGCACCTGCGCTCGCGCGGGCTGAGCACGGTGCTGCTGTACGTGGAGGCGGACAACGCCGCCGCGGTGCACACCTACACCAAGCTCGGGTTCAGCCAGTTCCACGTCGACGTGGCGTACGGGCGCTAG
- a CDS encoding response regulator transcription factor yields the protein MDLLLLTADPDPDTVLPALTLLAHSVRAVAPDLPALLEAGACDVALIDARTDLAGARGLCRLLVGGAAINVPVVAVLTEGGLVAVNPEWGIDDVLLPGTGPAEIDARLRLVLGRHQSTHAPVSSTKVTLGELVIDEETYSARLRGKPLDLTYKEFELLKYLAQHAGRVFTRAQLLHEVWGYDFFGGTRTVDVHVRRLRAKLGADQEALIGTVRNVGYKAVRPSARGAVAAEPDTTEPGTTEDATAEAAAHNAGASAPGDSGPGAAVDPERMSGARA from the coding sequence ATGGACCTGTTGCTGCTCACCGCTGATCCTGACCCGGACACGGTCCTGCCGGCGTTGACGCTGCTGGCGCACTCGGTGCGGGCCGTGGCGCCGGACCTGCCGGCCCTGTTGGAGGCCGGCGCCTGTGACGTTGCGCTCATCGATGCGCGCACCGATCTGGCCGGCGCCCGCGGGCTGTGCCGGCTGCTGGTCGGCGGGGCCGCGATCAACGTGCCCGTGGTGGCGGTGCTGACCGAGGGCGGCCTGGTCGCGGTGAATCCCGAGTGGGGCATCGACGACGTGCTGCTGCCCGGCACCGGCCCGGCCGAGATCGACGCCCGGCTGCGCCTGGTGCTGGGACGCCACCAGAGCACCCACGCCCCGGTGTCCTCCACCAAGGTCACCCTGGGCGAGCTGGTCATCGACGAGGAGACCTACAGCGCCCGGCTGCGCGGCAAGCCGCTGGACCTCACCTACAAGGAGTTCGAGCTCCTCAAGTACCTCGCTCAGCACGCCGGCCGGGTGTTCACCCGTGCCCAGCTGCTGCACGAGGTGTGGGGCTACGACTTCTTCGGCGGCACCCGCACCGTCGACGTGCACGTGCGTCGCCTCCGGGCCAAGCTCGGCGCCGACCAGGAGGCGCTGATCGGCACGGTGCGCAACGTCGGCTACAAGGCCGTGCGCCCCAGTGCCCGCGGCGCGGTGGCCGCCGAGCCCGACACCACCGAGCCCGGCACCACCGAGGACGCGACGGCCGAGGCCGCCGCCCACAACGCCGGTGCGTCCGCACCGGGGGACTCCGGGCCTGGCGCGGCCGTGGACCCGGAACGGATGAGCGGAGCCCGGGCGTGA
- a CDS encoding LmeA family phospholipid-binding protein — protein MEDGPVRTFVFSLIGVLLVAVLADYGTAAYAEYRVSKELREELTLNSDPEVRITGFPFLTQAAQGSFSQVNVRAVGVPMADLGNVTVEATLRGAKVPASSVFGGNLDDIVVSELNSRIRINETRLGQLIGISDLKVSAPVADPTLGTSGGDAYKVPQSGIVLTGTVKLGGVVKQQVSVNADLVLDGQQVRIIATGFAMAGQSSKTLTLAAPLSEIAMQKFSLTLDSDYLPFGVTPTTVHAEGADIVVEGKGTDVRLARLSRS, from the coding sequence ATGGAAGATGGGCCAGTGCGCACCTTCGTCTTCTCCCTGATCGGCGTCCTGCTCGTCGCCGTGCTGGCGGACTACGGCACCGCCGCCTACGCGGAGTACCGGGTGTCCAAGGAGCTCCGCGAGGAGCTGACCCTCAACAGCGACCCCGAGGTGCGCATCACCGGGTTCCCCTTCCTGACCCAGGCCGCCCAGGGCAGCTTCAGCCAGGTGAACGTGCGCGCGGTGGGCGTGCCGATGGCCGACCTGGGCAACGTGACGGTCGAGGCCACGCTGCGCGGCGCGAAGGTGCCCGCGTCCTCGGTGTTCGGCGGAAACCTGGACGACATCGTGGTGTCCGAGCTCAACAGCCGCATCCGGATCAACGAGACCCGCCTCGGCCAGCTGATCGGAATCTCCGACCTGAAAGTGTCTGCGCCCGTGGCGGATCCCACACTCGGCACCAGCGGCGGCGACGCCTACAAGGTGCCGCAGAGCGGCATCGTGCTCACCGGCACCGTCAAGCTCGGTGGTGTGGTCAAGCAGCAGGTGAGCGTGAACGCCGACCTCGTGCTGGACGGCCAGCAGGTCCGCATCATCGCCACCGGCTTCGCCATGGCCGGCCAGTCCAGCAAGACCCTCACGCTGGCCGCGCCGCTGTCGGAGATCGCCATGCAGAAGTTCTCCCTCACCCTCGACTCCGACTACCTGCCCTTCGGGGTGACCCCCACCACCGTGCACGCCGAGGGCGCCGACATCGTGGTGGAGGGCAAGGGCACCGACGTGCGGCTGGCGCGGCTGTCCCGCTCGTGA
- a CDS encoding thioredoxin family protein, which yields MTVGLVVLIAAVAVALLLGWLLRRSNGSLRATSGAPAPAAEQQRLAELLAAAGAPRAASSALLLHFSATWCGPCAGVRALVHQLAEDLPELAHLEVDVAEHPELASHLRVLSLPTVVVYAPGLQQRHRATGAPHAADLRTVLQPLVGRRAGNS from the coding sequence GTGACCGTCGGGCTGGTGGTGTTGATCGCCGCCGTGGCCGTGGCGCTGCTGCTCGGGTGGCTGCTGCGCAGGAGCAACGGGTCCCTGCGGGCGACCAGCGGTGCACCCGCGCCCGCCGCCGAGCAACAACGTCTGGCCGAGCTGCTGGCGGCCGCCGGCGCCCCGAGGGCCGCGAGCAGCGCGCTGCTCCTGCACTTCTCGGCCACCTGGTGCGGCCCCTGCGCGGGGGTGCGGGCGCTGGTGCACCAGCTCGCCGAGGACCTGCCCGAGCTGGCTCACCTGGAGGTCGACGTGGCCGAGCACCCCGAGCTGGCCAGCCACCTGCGGGTGCTGTCGCTGCCCACCGTGGTCGTCTATGCCCCGGGGTTGCAGCAGCGCCACCGCGCCACCGGGGCCCCGCACGCCGCTGACCTGCGAACCGTCCTGCAGCCGCTGGTGGGCCGCCGTGCGGGCAATAGTTGA
- a CDS encoding DUF4395 domain-containing protein translates to MSTLRSPAAPQQVDVRGPRCAAWISTVVLAAVLLTGNWILLGVQAVVFAMGAALGPRRSPYGWLYATLVAPRIGPPTELEPVAPLRFAQLVGLVFSVVGLLGYLLGAPLLGAVATGLALVAALLNAAFGICLGCRLYPLAAAVRARAGRRP, encoded by the coding sequence GTGTCCACCCTCCGCTCACCGGCTGCCCCGCAGCAGGTCGACGTCCGCGGTCCCCGCTGCGCGGCGTGGATCAGCACCGTGGTGCTGGCCGCGGTGCTGCTGACCGGGAACTGGATCCTGCTCGGCGTCCAGGCCGTCGTCTTCGCCATGGGCGCCGCGCTCGGGCCGCGTCGCAGCCCGTACGGCTGGCTGTACGCGACGCTGGTGGCACCCAGGATCGGCCCACCCACCGAGCTGGAGCCGGTGGCACCGCTGCGCTTCGCCCAGCTGGTCGGCCTGGTGTTCTCCGTCGTCGGCCTCCTGGGCTACCTGCTGGGCGCGCCGCTGCTCGGCGCCGTCGCCACCGGCCTCGCCCTGGTGGCCGCGCTGCTCAACGCTGCCTTCGGCATCTGCCTCGGCTGTCGGCTCTACCCGCTGGCGGCCGCGGTCCGCGCTCGTGCCGGCCGCCGCCCCTGA
- a CDS encoding sulfurtransferase yields MSRSDVLVTADWAEQNLNTDGIVFVEVDEDTSAYDDGHIPGAVRLDWTKDLQDPNSRNVIDREAFSKLLSERGIGNDDTVVLYGGNNNWFAAYAYWYFKLYGHQDVKLLDGGRKKWELDGRELTADKVERPATSYNAQEPDLSLRAFRDEVIASIGKKNLVDVRSPDEFSGKIAAPAHLPQEQAQGRGHVPGAINVPWSKAANEDGTFRSDEELATLYGEAGLDGEKETIAYCRIGERSSHTWFVLKEILGHQNVKNYDGSWVEYGSLVGAPISKEVR; encoded by the coding sequence ATGAGCCGCTCCGACGTCCTGGTCACCGCCGACTGGGCTGAGCAGAACCTCAACACCGACGGGATCGTCTTCGTCGAGGTCGACGAGGACACCAGCGCCTACGACGACGGCCACATCCCCGGCGCCGTCCGCCTGGACTGGACCAAGGACCTGCAGGACCCGAACTCCCGCAACGTGATCGACCGGGAGGCGTTCAGCAAGCTGCTCTCCGAGCGTGGGATCGGCAACGACGACACCGTCGTGCTCTACGGCGGCAACAACAACTGGTTCGCCGCCTACGCCTACTGGTACTTCAAGCTCTACGGCCACCAGGACGTCAAGCTCCTCGACGGCGGTCGCAAGAAGTGGGAGCTGGACGGCCGCGAGCTCACTGCGGACAAGGTAGAGCGCCCGGCCACCAGCTACAACGCCCAGGAGCCCGACCTCTCGCTGCGCGCCTTCCGGGACGAGGTCATCGCCTCCATCGGCAAGAAGAACCTGGTGGACGTCCGCTCCCCCGACGAGTTCTCCGGCAAGATCGCCGCCCCCGCGCACCTCCCGCAGGAGCAGGCCCAGGGCCGCGGCCACGTCCCCGGCGCCATCAACGTGCCGTGGAGCAAGGCCGCCAACGAGGACGGCACCTTCCGCTCCGACGAGGAGCTCGCCACCCTCTACGGCGAGGCCGGCCTGGACGGGGAGAAGGAGACCATCGCCTACTGCCGCATCGGCGAGCGCTCCAGCCACACCTGGTTCGTGCTCAAGGAGATCCTGGGCCACCAGAACGTCAAGAACTACGACGGCAGCTGGGTCGAGTACGGCTCCCTCGTGGGCGCCCCCATCTCCAAGGAGGTGCGCTGA
- a CDS encoding DUF1416 domain-containing protein translates to MCGAPEQTPDLPAGTDLDKETVIVGKVLSGGEPVGGAFVRLLDGTGEFTAEVVASATGDFRFYAAPGTWTLRALSRVGTGSTDITADSTGLHSAEVAVA, encoded by the coding sequence ATGTGCGGCGCTCCTGAGCAGACCCCCGACCTGCCCGCCGGCACGGACCTCGACAAGGAGACCGTCATCGTCGGCAAGGTGCTCTCCGGCGGCGAGCCGGTGGGTGGAGCCTTCGTCCGCCTGCTCGACGGCACCGGCGAGTTCACCGCCGAGGTGGTCGCCTCGGCCACCGGCGACTTCCGCTTCTACGCCGCTCCCGGCACCTGGACGCTGCGCGCCCTGAGCCGGGTGGGCACCGGCAGCACCGACATCACCGCCGACTCCACCGGCCTGCACTCCGCCGAGGTCGCTGTCGCCTGA
- a CDS encoding FABP family protein: MTGSGPGPDGHPAPRAGSGDAALRDAEERAARTRAVNVPQLPGLPVPDDTANLREGADLNAALLAVLPLVGVWRGEGLVSYPTIDTYRFGQQLVIAHDGRPFLTWESRSWILDADGAYVRPAARESGFLRVNARDDGEDTLELLLTHNTGIVELYYGAPLNQSSWELATDVVLRSETAKPVTAAKRLYGIIDGDLGYVDERAMMGEPLQPHLSARLVRHAG; this comes from the coding sequence GTGACCGGCTCCGGCCCTGGTCCCGACGGTCACCCTGCCCCGCGTGCCGGTTCCGGCGACGCGGCGCTGCGTGATGCCGAGGAACGGGCTGCCCGCACGCGTGCGGTGAACGTTCCCCAGCTGCCCGGGTTGCCGGTGCCCGACGACACCGCCAACCTGCGCGAGGGGGCGGACCTCAACGCCGCCCTGCTCGCCGTGCTGCCGCTGGTGGGCGTGTGGCGGGGCGAGGGGCTGGTCAGCTACCCCACGATCGACACTTACCGCTTCGGCCAGCAGCTGGTGATCGCCCACGACGGGCGCCCCTTCCTCACCTGGGAGTCGCGGTCGTGGATCCTCGACGCCGACGGTGCCTACGTCCGGCCAGCCGCCCGCGAGTCCGGCTTCCTGCGGGTGAACGCCCGGGACGACGGCGAGGACACCCTCGAGCTGCTGCTCACCCACAACACCGGCATCGTCGAGCTCTACTACGGGGCTCCGCTCAACCAGTCGTCCTGGGAGCTGGCCACCGACGTGGTCCTGCGCAGCGAGACGGCCAAGCCCGTGACCGCGGCCAAGCGGCTCTACGGGATCATCGACGGCGACCTCGGCTACGTGGACGAGCGCGCCATGATGGGTGAACCGCTGCAGCCGCACCTGTCGGCCCGGCTCGTCCGCCACGCCGGCTGA
- a CDS encoding aminodeoxychorismate lyase — protein sequence MAVQVVVTLDEKVLDPDEPLLRADDLGAVRGDGVFETLLVRRGVAREQERHLARLARSAAMLHLPEPDLDQWRRCVRTVIELWRGDEDFALRLILTRGRENGGPCTGYATASPVSATALEQRVAGVSALTLTRGVARDAAQQAPWLLLGAKSLSYATNMAAQRHAQEQGADDVIYTSTDGFVLEGPTSSVVLATGRTLCTPPVDAGILPGTTQAALFRQAELAGWTCEVRPVPTPELLAADGVWLASSVRLLARVHTLDGVPLPHAERAQELTGQLQDLLDQA from the coding sequence ATGGCCGTGCAGGTAGTGGTGACGCTGGACGAGAAGGTGCTTGATCCCGACGAGCCGCTGCTGCGGGCGGACGACCTCGGCGCGGTGCGTGGCGACGGGGTGTTCGAGACCTTGCTGGTGCGCCGCGGGGTTGCCCGCGAGCAGGAGCGTCACCTGGCCAGGCTGGCCCGCTCTGCCGCGATGCTGCACCTACCCGAGCCGGACCTGGACCAGTGGCGGCGCTGCGTGCGGACGGTGATCGAGCTGTGGCGGGGCGACGAGGACTTCGCCCTGCGGCTCATCCTCACCCGGGGCCGGGAGAACGGCGGACCCTGCACGGGCTACGCCACGGCCTCACCGGTCAGCGCCACTGCCCTGGAGCAGCGGGTCGCCGGAGTCTCTGCCCTCACCCTCACCCGTGGCGTGGCCAGGGACGCTGCGCAGCAGGCCCCCTGGCTGCTGCTGGGGGCCAAGTCGCTGTCCTACGCGACGAACATGGCCGCCCAGCGCCACGCGCAGGAGCAGGGCGCTGACGACGTGATCTACACCAGCACCGACGGCTTCGTGCTCGAGGGGCCGACCTCGTCGGTGGTGCTGGCGACCGGGCGGACGCTCTGCACGCCGCCGGTGGATGCGGGCATCCTGCCGGGCACCACCCAGGCGGCGCTGTTCCGGCAGGCGGAGCTGGCTGGGTGGACCTGCGAGGTGCGCCCGGTGCCCACGCCGGAGCTGCTGGCCGCGGACGGAGTCTGGCTGGCCTCCAGCGTGCGCCTGCTGGCGCGGGTGCACACGCTCGACGGAGTGCCGCTGCCGCACGCGGAGCGCGCCCAGGAGCTGACCGGCCAGCTGCAGGACCTGCTCGACCAGGCATGA
- a CDS encoding transcriptional repressor, whose protein sequence is MRMTPQRQMVLDAVRTLGHATPEAICAEVQQQSPAVNISTVYRTLDLLEQIGLVRHTHLGHGAPTYSCDPHEHVHLVCHSCQQVIEVEPELLEPLAATLAATRGFTLDPAHLALSGQCANCASQPAPADQPVPGQGHTTRNPEEPV, encoded by the coding sequence ATGCGCATGACGCCGCAGCGGCAGATGGTCCTCGACGCCGTTCGCACGCTCGGCCACGCCACCCCGGAAGCCATCTGCGCCGAGGTGCAGCAGCAGTCGCCGGCGGTGAACATCAGCACCGTGTACCGCACGCTCGACCTGCTCGAGCAGATCGGGCTGGTCCGCCACACCCACCTCGGCCACGGGGCCCCCACCTACTCCTGCGACCCGCACGAGCACGTCCACCTGGTCTGCCACTCCTGCCAGCAGGTGATCGAGGTGGAGCCGGAGCTGCTCGAGCCGCTGGCTGCCACGCTCGCCGCCACCCGCGGCTTCACCCTCGATCCCGCTCACCTCGCCCTGTCCGGGCAGTGCGCCAACTGCGCCAGCCAACCCGCGCCTGCCGACCAGCCCGTGCCCGGCCAGGGCCACACCACCCGCAACCCTGAGGAGCCGGTGTGA
- a CDS encoding folate-binding protein YgfZ, with protein MTSPLLSTPGATPAAEDSPDVGVAWHYGDPFGEQRAATTRAVVVDRSNRGVIAVPGGERRSWLHSLTSQHVLGLADGQGTEALILDVNGRVEHHLVLADLDGTTWIDTEPTSTQSLLAYLQKMVFWADVAPRDASDELAVLTVLGPTADQLLELPAEVHGVRALPGGGFVRRMPAPAGSHAADVVVPRAALATWWQRLTEAGARPAGSWAHEALRVEQGRPRAGVDTDERTIPHEAGWIHRAVHLDKGCYRGQETVARVHNLGKPPRRLVLLHLDGSADARPQTGDDVTAAGRVVGRVGTVAEHHELGPIALALVKRTVPADTELVAGPSAAAIDPDSVTEDTEVQAGRAALSRLRGR; from the coding sequence GTGACCTCGCCGCTGCTGTCCACGCCCGGAGCCACCCCCGCCGCAGAGGACTCCCCCGACGTGGGGGTCGCCTGGCACTACGGCGACCCGTTCGGTGAGCAGCGGGCCGCCACCACCCGCGCCGTGGTGGTCGACCGCAGCAACCGCGGGGTGATCGCCGTGCCCGGCGGTGAGCGGCGGTCGTGGCTGCACTCGCTGACCAGCCAGCACGTTCTCGGCCTCGCCGACGGGCAGGGCACCGAGGCGCTGATCCTGGACGTCAACGGCCGGGTGGAGCACCACCTGGTGCTCGCCGACCTCGACGGCACCACCTGGATCGACACCGAGCCGACCAGCACGCAGAGCCTGCTCGCCTACCTGCAGAAGATGGTGTTCTGGGCCGACGTCGCCCCCCGTGACGCCAGCGACGAGCTGGCCGTCCTGACCGTCCTCGGACCCACGGCGGACCAGCTGCTGGAGCTGCCCGCCGAGGTGCACGGAGTGCGTGCCCTGCCGGGCGGCGGCTTCGTGCGGCGGATGCCCGCGCCTGCGGGCTCGCACGCCGCCGACGTCGTGGTCCCCCGCGCCGCGCTCGCCACCTGGTGGCAGCGCCTCACCGAGGCCGGTGCGCGACCTGCCGGCTCCTGGGCCCACGAGGCGCTGCGGGTGGAGCAGGGCAGGCCCCGCGCCGGCGTGGACACCGACGAGCGCACCATCCCGCACGAGGCCGGCTGGATCCACCGCGCCGTGCACCTGGACAAGGGGTGCTACCGGGGGCAGGAGACCGTGGCGCGAGTGCACAACCTGGGCAAGCCACCACGGCGGCTGGTCCTGCTGCACCTGGACGGCTCTGCAGATGCCCGCCCGCAGACCGGCGACGACGTGACTGCCGCCGGCCGGGTCGTCGGCCGGGTCGGCACCGTGGCCGAGCACCACGAGCTGGGACCGATCGCGTTGGCGCTGGTCAAGCGGACCGTGCCGGCGGACACCGAGCTCGTGGCCGGGCCCTCGGCGGCGGCGATCGACCCGGACTCGGTGACCGAGGACACCGAGGTGCAGGCCGGGCGGGCCGCGCTCAGCCGGCTGCGGGGACGCTGA
- a CDS encoding DUF3073 domain-containing protein encodes MGRGRAKAKQTKVARELKYSSPNTDFETLQRELSGHGPDSLRVHPRRTEADDVRPPWEEEDDWKP; translated from the coding sequence ATGGGCCGCGGCCGGGCTAAGGCGAAGCAGACCAAGGTTGCGCGAGAGCTCAAGTACAGCTCTCCGAACACTGACTTCGAGACACTTCAACGAGAGCTCTCTGGGCACGGACCGGACTCGCTCCGGGTGCACCCCAGGCGCACCGAGGCCGATGATGTCCGGCCCCCCTGGGAGGAAGAGGACGACTGGAAGCCTTGA
- the purM gene encoding phosphoribosylformylglycinamidine cyclo-ligase codes for MSDHPHDPAESSSAGASYAAAGVDIAAGDRAVELFAPSARRASRPEVLGGLGGFAGLFALKPGHYREPVLAASTDGVGTKIAVAQAMDKHDTVGLDLVAMVVDDLVVSGAEPLFLQDYIAVGKVVPERVAEIVAGIAEGCVLAGCALLGGETAEHPGLMPDDAYDISATGVGVVEADSILGPDRVRPGDVVIAMGSSGLHSNGYSLARKVLLDIAAMPLHGHVEEFGRTVGEEMLEPTRIYAKDCLALIAETQVRTFCHVTGGGLVANLERVVPKGLVAELDRGTWSPAPVFGVIAHRGRVERAEMEKTFNMGIGMVAIVGPEDADRALAVLTARHVPSWVLGSVQKATDSARASLVGEHPRF; via the coding sequence ATGAGCGACCACCCGCACGATCCTGCTGAGTCCTCCTCGGCGGGCGCCTCCTACGCCGCGGCCGGCGTGGACATCGCGGCTGGGGACCGGGCGGTGGAGCTGTTCGCCCCGTCTGCTCGGCGCGCCAGCCGTCCGGAGGTGCTGGGTGGTCTCGGTGGCTTCGCCGGGCTGTTCGCCCTGAAGCCCGGTCACTACCGCGAGCCGGTCCTGGCTGCCTCCACCGACGGGGTGGGCACCAAGATCGCCGTGGCGCAGGCCATGGACAAGCACGACACGGTGGGCCTGGACCTGGTGGCCATGGTGGTGGACGACCTCGTGGTCTCCGGTGCCGAGCCGCTGTTCCTGCAGGACTACATCGCGGTGGGCAAGGTCGTGCCCGAGCGGGTGGCCGAGATCGTCGCCGGCATCGCCGAGGGCTGCGTGCTGGCCGGCTGTGCCCTGCTGGGCGGAGAGACCGCCGAGCACCCCGGACTGATGCCCGACGACGCCTACGACATCTCCGCCACCGGCGTGGGGGTCGTGGAGGCGGACTCGATCCTCGGTCCCGACCGCGTGCGTCCCGGCGACGTGGTGATCGCCATGGGTTCCTCCGGCCTGCACTCCAACGGCTACTCGCTGGCCCGCAAGGTCCTGCTGGACATCGCCGCGATGCCCCTGCACGGACACGTGGAGGAGTTCGGCCGCACGGTGGGCGAGGAGATGCTCGAGCCGACCCGCATCTACGCCAAGGACTGCCTGGCGCTCATCGCCGAGACCCAGGTGCGCACCTTCTGCCACGTCACCGGTGGTGGCCTGGTCGCCAACCTCGAGCGCGTGGTGCCGAAGGGTCTGGTGGCCGAGCTCGACCGAGGCACCTGGAGCCCTGCGCCGGTGTTCGGCGTGATCGCCCACCGCGGCCGCGTGGAGCGTGCCGAGATGGAGAAGACCTTCAACATGGGCATCGGCATGGTTGCCATCGTCGGTCCCGAGGACGCTGACCGGGCGCTGGCCGTGCTCACCGCCCGCCACGTGCCCTCCTGGGTGCTGGGCTCGGTGCAGAAGGCCACCGACTCCGCCCGGGCCTCCCTGGTGGGCGAGCACCCCCGCTTCTAG
- a CDS encoding acyl-CoA dehydrogenase family protein: MVDFSISDEERAMRSTVRTFVERELIPLESEIMRRGREGGPNAVTSDEMAELQAKAKTFDLWGLSTPEEYGGLALPAVTRSLVEMEFGRSFIWFRPGGETDNILFYCNPEQAESYLKPAISGERKSCFAITEPGAGSDAANIRTSAKRDGDDWIINGEKVFITGGNDSDFIICIAVTDSDKGTKGGFTAFLVDREMGYTTSPIETMGSARPATIVLDNVRVPGSNVLGEVGQGWELAMAWIGKGRYLIPSRAVGGAERLLSLALQQANDRTTFGKPIGANQAVAWMIADSDVELEAARWLVLKAAWNVDQGLDSRHDSAIAKLYGTNMINRVVDRVMQIHGGMGYTREMPIEQWYRDVRLWRIFEGTDEMQRLIISRDLLRGYTKVGGQLA; this comes from the coding sequence ATGGTCGACTTCTCGATCTCTGACGAGGAGCGCGCGATGCGCTCCACCGTGCGCACCTTCGTGGAGCGTGAGCTGATCCCGCTGGAGAGCGAGATCATGCGTCGCGGCCGGGAGGGCGGCCCCAACGCCGTCACCTCCGACGAGATGGCCGAGCTGCAGGCCAAGGCCAAGACGTTCGACCTGTGGGGGCTGAGCACCCCGGAGGAGTACGGCGGCCTGGCCCTGCCGGCGGTCACCCGATCGCTGGTGGAGATGGAGTTCGGGCGCAGCTTCATCTGGTTCCGCCCGGGCGGCGAGACCGACAACATCCTCTTCTACTGCAACCCCGAGCAGGCCGAGAGCTACCTCAAGCCGGCGATCTCCGGGGAGCGCAAGTCCTGCTTCGCCATCACCGAGCCGGGTGCCGGCTCCGACGCCGCGAACATCCGGACCTCCGCCAAGCGGGACGGCGACGACTGGATCATCAACGGCGAGAAGGTCTTCATCACCGGCGGCAACGACTCCGACTTCATCATCTGCATCGCGGTCACCGACTCGGACAAGGGCACCAAGGGGGGATTCACGGCGTTCCTGGTGGACCGCGAGATGGGCTACACCACCTCGCCCATCGAGACGATGGGCTCGGCGCGGCCGGCCACCATCGTGCTGGACAACGTGCGGGTGCCGGGCAGCAACGTCCTGGGCGAGGTGGGTCAGGGCTGGGAGCTGGCGATGGCGTGGATCGGTAAGGGCCGCTACCTCATCCCCTCCCGCGCGGTGGGCGGCGCCGAGCGGCTGCTGTCGCTGGCGCTGCAGCAGGCCAACGACCGCACCACCTTCGGCAAGCCGATCGGCGCCAACCAGGCAGTCGCGTGGATGATCGCCGACTCCGACGTGGAGCTGGAGGCCGCGCGCTGGCTGGTGCTCAAGGCGGCGTGGAACGTCGACCAGGGCCTGGACTCCCGGCACGACAGCGCCATCGCCAAGCTCTACGGGACGAACATGATCAACCGCGTGGTGGACCGAGTCATGCAGATCCACGGCGGCATGGGCTACACCCGGGAGATGCCCATCGAGCAGTGGTACCGCGACGTGCGGCTGTGGCGGATCTTCGAGGGCACCGACGAGATGCAGAGGCTGATCATCAGCCGGGACTTGCTGCGGGGATACACCAAGGTCGGCGGCCAGCTCGCGTAG